In one window of Tumebacillus algifaecis DNA:
- a CDS encoding YaaC family protein translates to MQTTVRIPTEQPYRKLWDTFVYFENEQTTSEFLRNRYTESGFENVAKHVYQATQKFIFSIKQAREYYRAAEACDILTKPLLLYYGMMALSKALITSHDPDYPSTTSVLKHGLSTRKLKREEYAFADDEVRVQKDGIFHVLHKALCGSPLENQQRFAMRELLAVIPELIPTYRRLYGEAQVGAVEIWRERDLPTRWTLQRSFVAGCDKTREELLDILNLYGGETTRFCYSDDVDEAGTFVVAVDGEEAGHPLILYDFSGRPHLRFPHDGNLLLPELSVHYMVMFVLGMLCRYETERWGEMILTFSSPDTFVINEFLNVSMRKFPNLILDQLCRERTIFYTPHHPH, encoded by the coding sequence ATGCAGACCACGGTCCGCATTCCGACAGAACAGCCTTACCGCAAGCTTTGGGATACGTTCGTCTACTTTGAAAACGAGCAGACGACCAGTGAATTTTTGCGAAATCGCTATACGGAATCCGGCTTTGAAAATGTTGCCAAACATGTGTATCAGGCCACCCAGAAGTTTATTTTCTCCATCAAACAGGCGAGAGAATACTATCGGGCGGCCGAGGCGTGTGACATTTTGACAAAGCCTCTTTTGCTCTATTACGGGATGATGGCCCTGTCTAAGGCGCTGATCACTTCGCATGACCCCGACTATCCGTCCACGACGAGCGTGCTTAAACACGGACTGTCCACTCGCAAGCTGAAACGCGAGGAATATGCGTTTGCTGACGATGAGGTGCGGGTGCAGAAAGACGGCATTTTTCATGTGCTGCACAAGGCGCTTTGCGGGTCGCCGCTCGAAAATCAGCAGCGGTTTGCTATGCGTGAACTGCTGGCGGTGATTCCGGAGCTGATCCCGACTTATCGGCGGCTGTATGGGGAGGCGCAGGTGGGCGCTGTGGAGATCTGGCGGGAAAGGGATCTGCCGACGCGCTGGACTTTGCAGCGATCATTTGTCGCGGGATGTGACAAAACGCGGGAAGAGTTGCTCGACATCTTGAACCTGTATGGTGGCGAGACGACCCGCTTTTGCTACTCGGATGACGTGGACGAGGCCGGAACGTTTGTCGTGGCTGTCGATGGCGAGGAAGCGGGGCATCCGCTGATTTTGTACGATTTTTCCGGGCGGCCGCATCTGCGCTTTCCGCATGACGGCAATCTGCTGCTGCCCGAGTTGTCGGTGCACTACATGGTCATGTTCGTGCTGGGGATGCTCTGTCGCTATGAGACGGAGCGGTGGGGCGAAATGATCCTGACGTTTTCGTCGCCTGACACATTTGTGATCAATGAGTTTTTAAATGTGTCGATGCGCAAATTTCCCAATCTGATTCTGGATCAGCTCTGCCGGGAGCGAACGATTTTTTACACGCCTCATCATCCACATTGA
- a CDS encoding polyprenyl synthetase family protein, giving the protein MAKCFNLHDPFESRRLVIQEELRTALGRVAGVPHTLLQELLSEQNSGLYALLVMLAGDASLAREEQSLSAAVGTELLMLAIKGQEAMEEGANAARGKLLAGSFLQTEALSLCADLPSGVVQSFAELCRQLQQEKTRRREHQVWPEMTERAYLERAYSRSALFAATCGKVGARLGPATSEVEEALTAYGYSLGMALQVQEDLRLVRALPVRAGRVVMKAQAAGGVPLPMGSARAVMRSYVNKANKSLSVLPPSLAKCLLLDLTTRLFEQSE; this is encoded by the coding sequence ATGGCAAAGTGTTTTAATCTGCACGATCCCTTCGAGTCGCGTCGCTTGGTGATTCAAGAGGAGCTGCGGACGGCGCTGGGCCGCGTGGCGGGCGTGCCGCACACCTTGCTTCAAGAACTGCTTAGCGAGCAGAACAGCGGGCTCTACGCGCTGTTGGTGATGCTGGCGGGTGATGCGAGTCTGGCGCGGGAGGAGCAGTCGCTAAGCGCAGCGGTGGGCACGGAGCTGTTGATGCTTGCGATCAAGGGTCAGGAAGCGATGGAAGAAGGAGCGAACGCGGCGCGCGGGAAGCTGTTGGCAGGGAGTTTTTTGCAGACGGAGGCACTGTCGCTCTGTGCCGATCTGCCATCTGGCGTGGTCCAGTCGTTTGCCGAACTCTGCCGTCAATTGCAGCAGGAAAAGACGCGGCGACGCGAGCATCAGGTGTGGCCGGAGATGACCGAACGGGCCTACTTGGAACGGGCATATTCGCGGTCGGCCCTGTTTGCGGCAACATGCGGGAAAGTCGGAGCGCGGCTGGGACCGGCCACATCGGAGGTGGAAGAGGCGCTGACCGCATACGGTTATTCGCTGGGGATGGCCTTGCAGGTGCAAGAAGACTTGAGGCTGGTGCGGGCATTACCTGTGCGAGCGGGACGCGTGGTGATGAAAGCGCAGGCGGCGGGCGGAGTCCCACTGCCGATGGGGTCGGCCCGTGCTGTGATGCGCTCGTATGTGAACAAGGCGAATAAAAGTCTATCGGTGCTGCCTCCGTCACTGGCCAAATGTTTGTTGCTCGATCTGACAACTCGTTTGTTTGAACAATCGGAATAA